DNA from Mustela erminea isolate mMusErm1 chromosome 18, mMusErm1.Pri, whole genome shotgun sequence:
GGCtgtttggcgggggtgggggggggtgtctacCCTTATCAGGGAGTCATGGAAGTTCTCCTTTCCTAGGGAAGTGATGTTCAGGCTGAGACGATTGAGCAAGAAAATGGGGAAGTTGCGCTGTGCCTTCAGAGGTGTCTGGCTGGACGctagagagggggtggggaggagcatgAGATCAGCCTGTGGAGGCAGGCACAGACTGCAGGACAAGGGTCTTCTCACCTAGATCTAATTACCAGCTTATAGGAACTAAGGAAGatagatgaagaaattcaaaaaaccaaaccaaaccaaatgacaaaaaccaaaaaccacagCAGAAAACATCTCAAGGAGGCAATCAGCCAGATCCAGAATGAGGAAGATTCTACGGGATGAAGATTCTGTTTCTCATTGAATCAGTGGCTTGCAAACAAAAAGATTAAAGGGAGGGAATTCCCTTAGGAAGCCAAAGCCACGTGTGGGGCCTTGTTTATGTCTTGGAACAAATCAGCTGTAAAAGCCATCTCTGAGATAATCAAAGAGATTTGAACGTGAACTTGGTATTGGAAGAGAGTAAGGAGTAATTGCTAATTTTGTTGGCTACAATAATGGTCCGGTGGTTACATTTGTTACTTGTTAGTTATAGATGCAAGTAAATGAGATGGCAGATGTCTGGGCTGTGCTCTCAAACACCCGGAAAGAAGCTgggtgagtgtgagtgtgtgtgtgtgtgtgtgtgtgtgtgtgtgacatcttgtGATAGActaatatatatttggtctttgttccaGTTCCTGGCAGGCTGCTTCTCAAAATCTTGGAATTTCCCGagtcagaggggagagaggagggattTTTGTTATTCATACTAAGGCCTTTTCCAACAGGGACCTGAGTGCATGCTAACGAGGGTGGGTCCTGGATCTCTTCAGGACTATTCCCCTGGAATAACATCCTGCCTGTCTGGATGGCAGGCAGCCACCTGTGGGGGTTTAAGAAGGAGCTGGGAGGGGGGTCCTGCCTCTGTCCAGACAGTCTACTCTGCAGCATTTAAAGCCAAAGATATGCCCTTCAATTAGTCTCTTTCACAACCcacctttaaaaatgttctccagGAAGCTGATGATACCATCTACAGAATGAGGCAACTCTTTCACACCATACCCGCTGGTGTCTCTGGTTTTGCAGTgaccccaaccccctccccgtGACCAGGGCACACTCGTTCTCACCGTGGCCATCTCCGAGGCTAATGGCCGAGACTTAGGCTGACAAAAACCTAAGCCCAAACCAGaactcttttctgattttatttatgtatttgagagagagaatgagagagagcgagagagagagagcgcgcatgagtggggcgagagggagagggagaagcaggctctgggctgagcagggagcccgataaaggcctcgaccccaggaccctgggatcatgacctgagccagaggcagcccgttaactgactgagccccccaggcaccccaaaactcctttaaaatctaattttggCCACTGCAGATAATGACCAGGGAATGGtgtgtttgtttcccttttttcttagACAGACAGGGAACCAGCTCTCTGGGGGATGGGTCCCGTTCTAAATGCCACTGGTCAGTTTGTCTTTGGTAACAGAGTGTGGCCCCACTGCTGTTCACACCACGAGGGACCGCATGGCCACCGAGAGAGGTAAGCCTCCTCATCCCTTACCCATCCTCCTCTTCCCAAACCACATCTCTCTGGGAGCCAAGGCCAGTGTAGCCCACTTTTGACACTATCGATTAGCTGTTTTTACTCGTGGCACTCTGATACCAAagttgtgtgtatgtgcgtgtttTCCCCACACAACCTATTCTCCACCTGCCCAGATCGCACCTTGTGGGGTGGGAAACTGATGTCCTCTTCGGCCAAGTCTCACACTAGGTCCCCAGAGTGAGCTCAATCTCCAAGGCTGCCCCCACTTTAGATGCCTCTGTACTTGTACGACTGAGTCGAAGTTAGGGCTCCCGGGACCCCCTCCGCAGGTCCGCTAATTTACTAGAGCGGCTCATGGAACTCAGGAACACGGTTTCCCACCACTGATTGATTACCAAGGACACAACTCAGGGACAGGCACGTGGTGGAGATGCACAGGGCAAGGggtgggcagtggggtggggagcccTCATGCCCTCTCCAGCTGTACCACCCTCAGAACCTGCTTCAGGGTACCCACCAGCACAGACGCTCTCGGATCCCCACCGGTGAGGGGGTTCTGGGGAGGGTCTATTATCTTAGTACGACTGATGAGCTCTTGGGACTAACTCAGGCTCCAGCCTCCTCACCACTCCCTGGTGGTTGAAAAGTGGGGTGAAAATTCCGGCACTCCACTCACACTATTCCCAGCAACCAGCCCCCATTGGAAGTTAAATGGGTCCACCTAgggtcacctcattagcataaactcaggtatGGTTGGGAGAGCTTGCGATGAATAACCCAAGATACCCTCCTATCACCCTTTTCACTAAGGAGCTTCCAAGGGTTTCGGAACCTCTTGTTCCGGGAACCTGGCAAATGCCTTATTGTGTCGTAGATTCCCAAGAAGTAGGAATGAAATGAGAGAAACattgataattgttgaagctgaGTGATAGGTAGAGATTCTGATGCAGTCTCTGGGCTTTTGTGGGTATTTGGAAACTTAGAAGCTAAAACCTttataataaaagagaatgaaagaaagggagagaagaaccCGTAAGCCACGCGGCCTGTTTATGAAGACAAAGACGTTAGCATTGACGCAATACCGTTAGCTAAACCCTACAGATCTCGTTGGGATTCCTCCAGGTTTTTCATTAATGTGCTGCTTCTGCCCCAGGATCCAAGGCAGGGGACCACACCCTGGTCAGAGGTCCCCTGTCCTACTCCCTTCCTGTCAGTTTCTGGGACCTTTCTTGCCTTCAGTGACTTGGACGCTTTGAAGAAGGATGGCCAGGCATTTTGTGGACGGCCCCAGTGTGGACTTGCCTGCTGTTTTCTCACCATCAGACCGAGGTTATGGATTTTTGGGAAGAATACGAGGGTGAAGTGACTTTCTCACTTCAACCTCTTTTCAGGTTGCAAAACCTCGGGAAGCACAGGATGTCCACGTGACTTAGGCTCATTAACCTTCATCTCTTGGTTAAGGCTGTGTCTGCCAGGCTCGTCCACTACTCTTCCTTTTCTATACTCAGTGACTGAGTCACTAAACCCAGCCCACACTCCGGGGATTTTAAGAGTGGAGGAAGGTCACGGAGAGATTTAAGCAGGTTTAGTCGTGTCCTAGAAGAACTCCCTGCCTGACACGCGAGTGGGCAGTGAGAGTGGACATGACCTGGATTTGAGGGACGTTCCCAGTGTGACTCAGCACAAGCTGGGTCTCCGTGGCGCGCGAGGAATGGGAGGAGGATGGCCCACGGTTGGGGGGCTGGCGGCCTTTCTCGGCCCCTAAGCCAAGGCCTGCGCGCCCCCAGGAGCTCGTGTGTCCCCTGCCCGCCAGTGAGAAGCCCCTCTCCGCTCCTGGGTCCCGCCTCGACTCGGGGCGGATCCCTGAGGGCTACTGGGGCCTAGAGACTGGCACACAGACAGCAGGAGTGTGGGGTCACCAAGGAGGGTCGCAGTTGGACCGCAGCGGTCGCGGGGCTGAAAGAAGCTGGAGGAAAACGAGTCCGCCAAAACCCTTGCTCCCCGCACGGCTAGCGCGGGTCACGCGTGTGTAACCAGGGCGTCCGGACCCAGCGGTTGCAAACCATGCTTTATTCACCCCGACTCCCAGcccgccgccccgcgccgcgcCTTTCGGTTCTCCCTCCCGGGgcgtgcggggggcggggggcggccaCACCTGAGCCCTCACCTGCGCCGGCGCGCCCCCCGCCCGGGTTTCTTCTCCCCTCGGCGCctgcgggcgggggcggggggcgcggcggGGGCCGGGACCGGGGGCACCGGCCCAGGCGCGGGTCGGGCCCCGCTCCCCTGCGGGGGCTTGTAGACCAAGTGGAAGATGAAGGCGTTGCAGTACCTGAGGGGGCGGGACGCGTCAGGGGCGTGGCTTCGACgggacgggggcgggggcggggcggcccgACGCCCCTGGGTGGTGGGCGAGCGAGCGGGCGGGGTCCCGGGAGCTGCGCCCCGCCCGCCGTGTGGGCGTGGGGTTGAGGCCAGcgagggcggggctgggggtcGCGGGAAGGGGTTCTCCGGAGGGCGCAGAACCCCGCGGGGGTCGTGGGCCCTTACCAGGGCATGCAGTTGTCCGCGGCTCGCAGGCGAAAGGGGGAGCGGAAGGGGTTGGGCCGCGGGGGGCTGGTGCCCCCTCCGGTGGCCACCGCCATGGTCTGGTCGTCCATCACGCAGCCGTACTCGCTGCTCTCCGTGAAGAAGGCCGGGACTCGGAGGGACTGCGGTGGACGCGGGCCTCTGACTCTCGGAGCGGCGCCTccgcccagcccctccccaggcgCCAGGGGCGCAGACCGCGGTGGAAGCCCGGGACCCAGACAGACTAGGAGCGGGAGAGGCACGAAGCAGACAGACAAGACAGACCGGGTCAGGAGGGCCCTGGGCGCGCCCCGGGTCTGGAGCAGAGAGTGGAAAGAAGAGGCTTTCGGAGAAGGAGGacggagggggagtggcaggagggGAGATCCCTTTTGGCCCCAAAGCAGGTCCCTTTtggcccatcccccacctgtAGCCGGGGCAGCGAGCTCAGCCAAGTGTCCTTGAGACCGAAGCCAGAGTTGAATCCTGCAGGCCGAGGGAGAGCGGGCAGAAGCTGTCTCCCACGGCCTTCGCCCATGTCCCCACACTCCTACCCCAGGCTCTTACCAATAACCAGGTCCGGCTTGGGCCCCTGGAGCAGGTGGTAGGGCCGCGCGGACACCTTGATCTGCAGGTCCCTTCGGCCCCCCTTCTCCTTAGTGCTAGAGCTGAGCCGCGCAGATACTCCAGAACCCGGACGAACAGATACTTCTGGGCCATCCTGGGGAGCCAGGAGTGGAGGGGAGAAACCGCTCCAAGTTGGGGCACTGGGAGGCATGTTAGGCAAAGGGAGTGCAGGAGGTAGTGGGCagctcctcccccaccaaccctcacCCTCTGCAGGGTAAAATGCTGCTGGTCACTGTCCAGGGGCAGGCCGTCACCCACAAACTGCAGCTCCAGCGCCACGTGGGGGAGCAAGACCAAGAGCTcctgaggcagagaggacagatCAAGGTCCCACCCCACAGCCAGCTCCACGCCCAAATGCCCAGCCTCTGGTCCTGGAGGGACTTACCCAGAACACCATGACGAGGTCGAACTCCTTCCCTGCTTCCACCACATGGATTTTCAGTGACTGCTTGTTCTGGATGTTGAGCTCAGGGACTGGGAGAGAAGCTAGAGGCTTAAGAAGATGGTCTCCCTTCCCCGTGtccccctccagctccctgcccccctcactCCCGCTGCTCTGCTCTCCTTACAGGATTGGGGCACCAGGTGTGTGATGACGTAATACACAGTCAACGGGTAGGTGAGAAGCACGGCCATGGGGGAGTCCAAGCTGAGGCCCCTCCATGTGTAGTAATCCTGCCATGAGCCTGGGGAGAGCGGGTTAGTGGGGGACCTGGCCCCCGTGTAGATCCCAGCCCCTTTTAGTCTAATAGCCAGCCCCCTCTTCCTCAGCAGTTCAGACTGCTGACCCGTCCGTCTTTGTCCCTACCTCTAGCTCCCTCAGGGCCCCTCCAGCTCACCAAAGAGGCCCCTGGGTGGATCTGGGGGCACAGGGGGCATCAGGGAAGGCCCATCCCCCTGGAGAAGCTGGTAGGGATCTcctggaaggatggaaggaagaagaggatcCTGGTGTCAGGAAGGCCCCCATCCGGCTcatccccctcttccttccaaaGGAGCTATGTTTCCTGGAGCTACAGCAAGAGGAATGGGAGATTGCCTGTGGACGCGGCTTCtcggtggggtgggcaggggtgacTTCTTTGAGGACTGGGGAAGGCCTGAAATGAccgtggggggtggcaggggagtTGGGTGCGTGCATGGGGGTGTTATCCAGGGCCCTGTTTTCTCCCCCCATCCTTCCCTCTAGGCTGAGGGACCCATGCCTGAAGAGAGGCCCCACGAACCACTGAGAAGAAGGCTGAGGGCTGGTGCGCTGCcccgggggtgcctgggggtgCCAGGGCCTGGAATGAGCATGCTGAGTTGGGTCCAGTAGCCGCGAGTGAGGCCCCGTGAGGCCAGAAAGGCCTCCTTGTTGAAGGTTTCACTGGTCAcctctggagaaggaggaggggagcagTTGAGGGCCTGGTGGCTAGAACCCCAGGCTCTAGCTCTTCTTGAGGCCCCTGGCTCTGAACCAGGTTCTGGTCCTCCAGAGAACGAATATTTCCTAGTGTCTACAGGGCCAAAGGCACCAAACCCATAGGGCCCTTGTAACAATTTTAccgtttttaaaaatactcattagacagatgagaaaaccgagggtCTAAAAACTCAAGGGATTGTTGATGGCCCCCAATCACTGGTGGGGCTGGGCAGCGGGGGATGCAGGCTCACACTCCTCTGCTCCAGACCCTGTCTGCAGCCCCAGGGCTCTAGCCTCCAATCCTAAATCCCCAAGCACTTGGCCTTCAGACCCAGAACCCTgtacccaggcacccagcctcAGTCCCAAACCCCTACCTCagttcccctccctcccactgccccatcGCCTTGGGGTACCTGCGGCATAGGTAAAAGGCAGAGTTGCCAGCTCCCCGGCCCGCTCCATGAAGGCTGCAAGCCTTGGGCACCAAAATCGGTGGCTCACGTCGTCAGGGCATCGCCGCCAGTCGGCCCGGAGACAAGCCTCGCCACAGTACAAGACAGCACTGCACTGGGGGCTGGGGTCACAGGGGGTGGTGGGCACCCAGCTTTCAGCCCTGTGGGTGCTTGGTCCTTGTGTGCCCAGCAGCTGCCCGTGTATCATTCGGTCCGTTTTTCTGAATACTCTGCTCGGGACAGcttgctttcttccctcctttgacTTCCCAGGCCCGCCCTCCCCCACCGGCCAGTTTTCTCTGCTTGCCTGATTGTTGGGGGGCTCCCTCCCTCTCATGCCACCTCTTTGGCTGCTCACCAAGGTGTCAGCTTCACTTCAAAGCTATGCCTGTGACAGACGTGGCAGGTTCGAGCCCGGAGGGAGGCAAACGTGAAGCCCGGCCGGGGACCCCACGTCCGCATTGGCGCCTTGGCTAACTTCACTCCCAGCCTCGGGACCAGACTCTGCAAGTCTCTGAATGGGGGCAGGCACCATCAGGCTGGGGGGCTCAGGAGTCCAGATCCCTACGCCTCCCCAGCCTCAGATACCACATTTCTGTACCGATGCAGCTGGGCGTCTCCCACGGTGAGCTGCCGGGGCTTTCGAGGGTCTCCGGAGCCCATTGGGCAGGCCATGCTGTGGCAGAGGAGAGCATAGGCCCGAGGAGCCAGGTTCTCCGTCCCTGAGGCCTTGCCGGCACTCCCCTGGGTTCCGTCCATCAGCAGGTCAATGCCCAGGATGGTGCCATGTTCATCGGTCACCAGTAAGAGGCAGGAAAGATGCAGGGGGGCAgcctctggggaaggaaggagaagtcaGGGGCAGGGGTATGAACGTCATACGTGCAACGGCTAGACGGGCCAGCTAAGTGAACAGAGGGGACCGGGTAGAGAGGGTATGCCTCATCAGAAGGGGACACCGGTGCTGGGGTGTCTGTGGCCATGCAGAAGTGTGAGCCTGCTGTTGGAACTTTCCAGCTTTTCTGAGActtctggaatttttttcctttcaatatatAAATACTGGCTCCagttgaaaaaacagaaaacatcgTGGGTCCATAAAAACACCTCTCCAGGCCAGACTGCCCTGCAGGCCAGGCCACCGATTGGTGACGCCCCGCTGGGCTGCCTGGTGGAGGAGGTCTTCCAAAGGGCAAATCCCCAGCCCAGGGGTTCTTACCGCTTCTCCGCCCCTTCCTCCTCTCAGGGCCGGCTTCATCCTCTGCCTTGTCCTCCCGGCAACCATCCTCTCCGCCTCCTGCCAACTGCACAGCCTCCTCTGTCTCCCCTGGAGGGTTTGCTTCCTGGGGGGACTCCCTGCTGGCGGGGACTGGCTCCCCAGCCTGGCCACGGTCTACTTTCTCCAGGCCtgcaccctcctcctctccattctcttcctcttcctccccctcctcctcctcttcctccccttcctccaggctgACAAAGCTGACATAGGGGCTTAGGTCTCGGAGGTGGAGTGGGGGTTCATCTCCCAGGAACCGGGCAGCTCCCAGGCCTAGTCCggggcctggctctgccccttgccccaggCTGATGCCCACACTTCGGTTGGGCAAGACGTGAAGCACCCAGAGGGCGGGGTCCTGGGGCAGCCTTCTGATCTGAGCCTCCAGCTGGCGCCAGCGGCCCTCAAGGCTGGACCCCGCAGCCCCGCGCTCCGCCGCGAACTTTCGGAACCAGCCAAACAGGAGGGCAGCGAAATCAAGGAACTCATCTCGGTATCCAGAAACAAACTCCATGTCTTCAGGGCCACAGGGTCTGGGCCCagactgagcagagagaggaaggggtgtATGGTGAGGGAGAGGGTAGGGGTGGTTCACAAAATGGGGGCGTGATTGAGGGTCTCAAGACAAGTTTTCAGGGCTCAGGGTGGGAGTTCAGGGGGAGAACGGGGCTAGGCTTGGAAGTGGGCGAGCAGGGGTTAAGACGAGTAGTCAGGAGTGAGATGGTATTTGGGGCCCAAATCTGCGGCCCAGCCCCTCCAGAGTAGGGTAATCCTATGGGGACCGGACCGCCAGGAGGGATTATTTTGGATCCATCTGTAGGGTATGGTGGGGAGGGACCGGAGCTGGGGCATCCCCTCGGCTTGGATCGGTTCGGCCGGGGGCCCCCGCGGACCTAGCCCCTCCCGGCCGCCCCTCCACTCCGGTAcctgcagccgccgccgccactTTTCGAAGGTAAATACCTCggggctggcggggggcgggcgTGACGTCAGGGCGGCCCGAGCCCGCTGCCCggctggccccgcccccagcgcccGAGGCGCGCGCGGAGGGGGCCGGACTGCGTCCGCCGCAGCTCGCGGACTTCCCCGGGGGCATCACCCGGCATGTGACCGCGGCCCGGCGCCGGCGCCCGGCGGGGAAGCGAAAGCGCCGCGGGGGTGGCGGGAGCCTAGCGGCCGAGACTCCGAGGGCCGCGGCCTGACCTGGGTCGGCCGGACGGGCACCCCGGAGCCGCGCCGAGCCCGTCGCTccgccgcccgcgccgcgcgCCCCGCTGAGCCGCCGCGCTCGCCCTTCGCTTTGCGCGCACCTCCCCGGCGGTCCCTGTTGGCGCGGTGGTCCGGGGCCGGCTCCCGGCGCTGGGGCGCGGGGGCGAGGGGGGCCCCGCCTCCTGGGCTTTCCccgcggcggcgggcggcgggcgcaCGCGGGCCCGCAGTACCGACCGCGCTGTCGGTTCGGACGGTGGGATCGCGGGAAGAGGGCGCCGCCAGCTCGCGCCGCACCCCCAGCCCAGCATCCCGGCCGCGGCTGCCGGCGTCCCCGCGGGCGCGGGACCAAGCCGCCGGCCGCCGCGCTCCGGTCCCCTCTGGCCGCGGAGATGAGCCGGAGCCCGGGCGCCCGGCTCCTCGCGCTCCTCGTCCTGCTGGCGCTGCTGCCTCCGCCAGGTTGGTCCGGGACCGCGCTGGCCCCCGCGTCCCCGAGTCCGCACACGGGGTGcgggcggagggtgggggggaagggggaagggggcgCCGAGGGCCGAGGGGGGGTGTTGGGTAAGTGGCGAGCCGGGGTCCCCAGGCAGCCGGGGCAGGGGATAGGCTGGGGGACATCCGGGTCCAGGCCGTGCTCAGGACGTGTTTGGGGGTGGGATGTGTGGGTTGGGCTCGGGGGTCAGATCCGGGATGGAGGGAAGAGGCTTAGTAACAGGGAGGGGAGCCCCTTGAGCGGGGAACCTGCGCTGACCACCTGGgtcgcccccgccccccaggccaTGGCAACGAGGGCAGCGTCATCGGCAGTTGTTACTGCCACAGGAGGAtttcttcccactcccctccGAAGGGGGAGGTCATGGCACATTTCCGAAAGCACCTGAGAGCCTACGATCGCTGTAATTCCTACATCAGGTAATCTCCCGGAGCGCTGGGAGCGCAGCGCCTCTGGGTGCCTCCGGGAACCTCGCAGTCGACCTGGAACTCCTGGGGGGAGCGACCCCCTCCCAGGATTCCATTCGCCCAGCAATTCTCCATGCCTTGCTTTCCCTTTCCCACCTACCTGGGAATTTCCCAGGCGGGGCAGAAAGgtttccccccaccaccccgccctgCTCTTGGCAGTGACTTCACATCTTTGGAATGAGGAAAGAGCTGAGGTGACCAGGCTTTTCCTTTCTAGGTTCCAGCTACACTCCCGCAGCGTGTGTGGGGGGAGCAAAGATGCTTGGGTTCAAGAACTGGTGAGCTGGTTTGATCGCAAAGGTACGggcttcccccttctccctgggGTCTGTCTCCAGGGCAGCCGTCTCCTCCTCACTGTGGGCTTTGCTTGGGTCCCCTCCCCATGACACCTCGTCTTCCTGTTGTACCTGGTGCCAGGTGAAGTCCCCTCGACCCCTGTTCACCCAGTGTCACCCACCATCGCTGTCGTGATTTGTGCCACTCCCTCCCGtgctcttatttaatatttttctggaaGCCAAGGCACTACTTTTGCTTTCCAGTATTCTACTATGGAAATTTAAAGACTTACACAAAAGTTGAAAGACTTGTCCAGGGGACACCCATAGGACCACTACTTGGAGTCTACGTTTCTAGCTACGATTCTagcttttatgtatttgtattttatgtcttttatataGTAGGTACAAAATACAGCAGACACAAATTCCTGTTTTACAATGTCAAGTTTATAGCACATAACCACATTTGCTTTAGTGCGAGCCCATCTATCTCATTCGTCAtcaattttatttgacagagaagagtgcctgagcaggggagaggggggaggggggagggaggaaggaggagggaggagggaagagcagactccctgctgagcagggagccctgttgcaatgcgggctccatcccaggaccccagggatcatgacctgagctgaaggcacacgctcaactgactgagcccccacaggcgccccttattttttgATGCGTTTCCTGGTTAGGTGCAGGCATGACCACACTTCACCCCCAAACATCTCAGCTTGGGTATCATGGAGCTCAAGACTTGATTGTTGCCATTTCTCTTTTGAGGCTAAATTTACATACGATAAGaggaacaaattctttttttttttttttaaagattttatttatttatttgacagagagagaaatcacaagtaggcggagagtcaggcagagagagagagagaagcaggctcccgctgagcaaagagcccgatgcggggctcgatcccaggacactgagatcatgacccgagccgaaggcagcggcttaatccactgagccacccaggtgccccaagaggaaCAAATTCTTAACTGTACACATGCCACTTTTGAGATGAGCCTGctgtatttttctcataaaataaatacacaaaatgtcCTAACACTTGCAGAAAAATAGTCTTGCGCCTCCTCCATGGCGCACAGACCAGTCTGTGGGCTAGAGACCTGCACACAGGCTTTCCCTTCATCCTCCTGGCCACTGTGGCCCTTGCTAGAATTCTCCCTGCTCTATAGCTGAAAGAAAGGCCTCCCAGGGAGGTCAAGAGACAAGGGACAAGGTCACACGGCAACTCTGTAGCAGAGTCAGGGTTCCAGCCCAGGTGTCCCCCACGTCCCAGTGCAGATGCTTTTCCCAGTGCTTCCTTGTTGCTGGTCGGTTCACTTCCTTCTCCACCCCGCTCTGCCCTccgcctctgccttcctctccggCCTTCAGCTGTGATCTTGATGTTCTGACTCCTTACTTCTTGCCTCTCCAGAATATGGATATGCTAACTCCGGGAGTGCGGCCTCCCAGGAGCTTTTACCTCCTCCCAGCACCCAGGTTCCTGAACCCACACAAAGGGCACCTTTAGACACGGGCTCCCCTGCTCCGACGCACCTGCCACCTGCCTTGCAGTCCACCGCACAGCCCATGCTTCCAGCAGGGGCCCAGTCCTTGGACAGAAACCTCACGCAGAAACCTCACGCAGATGACATCACTACATCCACTGAGGGCCACGGTCGGGGGtctgaggagaggcagaagcagctgGAAGAACAAATAGGGCCTTCCGCGAGAACCTCAGCCATGGTGCCAGTGGTCTCCCTCCTGACCATCATCTTCGTTCTCACTGTGGTCCTCCTGTACGTGttgtgcaggaggaggagggagcagtcACTGCAGCACACTCCAGGTAAGCGGAGCCTCTGGGGTCCATCTCCCTAGAAGCTCTTAGGTGGCCGGAAACCGGAAACCTGCCCCAAGCAGACAGATACGCATCTGTCTGCATCATGAACCATAGGCCATGAGAGAAGATCAGGTAGAGACGGTtacaaaagagggagagaggaaggaaagccatCTCAGGCCCAGGGACCTATCCTTGACCTTCAGAGCCAGGCAGGGCTTGGAGCAATATAAGATGGTAgctaggggcgcctaggtggcttgttgtgaa
Protein-coding regions in this window:
- the ZMYND15 gene encoding zinc finger MYND domain-containing protein 15 isoform X1, whose translation is MEFVSGYRDEFLDFAALLFGWFRKFAAERGAAGSSLEGRWRQLEAQIRRLPQDPALWVLHVLPNRSVGISLGQGAEPGPGLGLGAARFLGDEPPLHLRDLSPYVSFVSLEEGEEEEEEGEEEEENGEEEGAGLEKVDRGQAGEPVPASRESPQEANPPGETEEAVQLAGGGEDGCREDKAEDEAGPERRKGRRSEAAPLHLSCLLLVTDEHGTILGIDLLMDGTQGSAGKASGTENLAPRAYALLCHSMACPMGSGDPRKPRQLTVGDAQLHRDLQSLVPRLGVKLAKAPMRTWGPRPGFTFASLRARTCHVCHRHSFEVKLTPCPQCSAVLYCGEACLRADWRRCPDDVSHRFWCPRLAAFMERAGELATLPFTYAAEVTSETFNKEAFLASRGLTRGYWTQLSMLIPGPGTPRHPRGSAPALSLLLSGDPYQLLQGDGPSLMPPVPPDPPRGLFGSWQDYYTWRGLSLDSPMAVLLTYPLTVYYVITHLVPQSSSLPVPELNIQNKQSLKIHVVEAGKEFDLVMVFWELLVLLPHVALELQFVGDGLPLDSDQQHFTLQRDGPEVSVRPGSGVSARLSSSTKEKGGRRDLQIKVSARPYHLLQGPKPDLVIGFNSGFGLKDTWLSSLPRLQSLRVPAFFTESSEYGCVMDDQTMAVATGGGTSPPRPNPFRSPFRLRAADNCMPWYCNAFIFHLVYKPPQGSGARPAPGPVPPVPAPAAPPAPARRRRGEKKPGRGARRRR
- the ZMYND15 gene encoding zinc finger MYND domain-containing protein 15 isoform X4 — its product is MEFVSGYRDEFLDFAALLFGWFRKFAAERGAAGSSLEGRWRQLEAQIRRLPQDPALWVLHVLPNRSVGISLGQGAEPGPGLGLGAARFLGDEPPLHLRDLSPYVSFVSLEEGEEEEEEGEEEEENGEEEGAGLEKVDRGQAGEPVPASRESPQEANPPGETEEAVQLAGGGEDGCREDKAEDEAGPERRKGRRSEAAPLHLSCLLLVTDEHGTILGIDLLMDGTQGSAGKASGTENLAPRAYALLCHSMACPMGSGDPRKPRQLTVGDAQLHRDLQSLVPRLGVKLAKAPMRTWGPRPGFTFASLRARTCHVCHRHSFEVKLTPCPQCSAVLYCGEACLRADWRRCPDDVSHRFWCPRLAAFMERAGELATLPFTYAAEVTSETFNKEAFLASRGLTRGYWTQLSMLIPGPGTPRHPRGSAPALSLLLSGDPYQLLQGDGPSLMPPVPPDPPRGLFVPELNIQNKQSLKIHVVEAGKEFDLVMVFWELLVLLPHVALELQFVGDGLPLDSDQQHFTLQRDGPEVSVRPGSGVSARLSSSTKEKGGRRDLQIKVSARPYHLLQGPKPDLVIGFNSGFGLKDTWLSSLPRLQSLRVPAFFTESSEYGCVMDDQTMAVATGGGTSPPRPNPFRSPFRLRAADNCMPWYCNAFIFHLVYKPPQGSGARPAPGPVPPVPAPAAPPAPARRRRGEKKPGRGARRRR
- the ZMYND15 gene encoding zinc finger MYND domain-containing protein 15 isoform X3; protein product: MEFVSGYRDEFLDFAALLFGWFRKFAAERGAAGSSLEGRWRQLEAQIRRLPQDPALWVLHVLPNRSVGISLGQGAEPGPGLGLGAARFLGDEPPLHLRDLSPYVSFVSLEEGEEEEEEGEEEEENGEEEGAGLEKVDRGQAGEPVPASRESPQEANPPGETEEAVQLAGGGEDGCREDKAEDEAGPERRKGRRSEAAPLHLSCLLLVTDEHGTILGIDLLMDGTQGSAGKASGTENLAPRAYALLCHSMACPMGSGDPRKPRQLTVGDAQLHRDLQSLVPRLGVKLAKAPMRTWGPRPGFTFASLRARTCHVCHRHSFEVKLTPCPQCSAVLYCGEACLRADWRRCPDDVSHRFWCPRLAAFMERAGELATLPFTYAAEVTSETFNKEAFLASRGLTRGYWTQLSMLIPGPGTPRHPRGSAPALSLLLSGSWQDYYTWRGLSLDSPMAVLLTYPLTVYYVITHLVPQSSSLPVPELNIQNKQSLKIHVVEAGKEFDLVMVFWELLVLLPHVALELQFVGDGLPLDSDQQHFTLQRDGPEVSVRPGSGVSARLSSSTKEKGGRRDLQIKVSARPYHLLQGPKPDLVIGFNSGFGLKDTWLSSLPRLQSLRVPAFFTESSEYGCVMDDQTMAVATGGGTSPPRPNPFRSPFRLRAADNCMPWYCNAFIFHLVYKPPQGSGARPAPGPVPPVPAPAAPPAPARRRRGEKKPGRGARRRR
- the ZMYND15 gene encoding zinc finger MYND domain-containing protein 15 isoform X2: MEFVSGYRDEFLDFAALLFGWFRKFAAERGAAGSSLEGRWRQLEAQIRRLPQDPALWVLHVLPNRSVGISLGQGAEPGPGLGLGAARFLGDEPPLHLRDLSPYVSFVSLEEGEEEEEEGEEEEENGEEEGAGLEKVDRGQAGEPVPASRESPQEANPPGETEEAVQLAGGGEDGCREDKAEDEAGPERRKGRRSEAAPLHLSCLLLVTDEHGTILGIDLLMDGTQGSAGKASGTENLAPRAYALLCHSMACPMGSGDPRKPRQLTVGDAQLHRDLQSLVPRLGVKLAKAPMRTWGPRPGFTFASLRARTCHVCHRHSFEVKLTPCPQCSAVLYCGEACLRADWRRCPDDVSHRFWCPRLAAFMERAGELATLPFTYAAEVTSETFNKEAFLASRGLTRGYWTQLSMLIPGPGTPRHPRGSAPALSLLLSGDPYQLLQGDGPSLMPPVPPDPPRGLFGSWQDYYTWRGLSLDSPMAVLLTYPLTVYYVITHLVPQSFPELNIQNKQSLKIHVVEAGKEFDLVMVFWELLVLLPHVALELQFVGDGLPLDSDQQHFTLQRDGPEVSVRPGSGVSARLSSSTKEKGGRRDLQIKVSARPYHLLQGPKPDLVIGFNSGFGLKDTWLSSLPRLQSLRVPAFFTESSEYGCVMDDQTMAVATGGGTSPPRPNPFRSPFRLRAADNCMPWYCNAFIFHLVYKPPQGSGARPAPGPVPPVPAPAAPPAPARRRRGEKKPGRGARRRR